Proteins encoded together in one Desulfobulbaceae bacterium window:
- a CDS encoding peroxiredoxin, whose amino-acid sequence MCTLVTQPAPDFTAQAVMPNNTFEALTLSSYRGKHLVLFFYPLDFTFVCPSEIIAFNKALGEFKKRNCEIVGVSIDSQFTHFAWKNTAVDQGGIGDIQFPLVADLDKRICQSYGVLLKDGIALRGLFLIDKEGIVRHAVINDLPLGRNVDEALRMVDALQFFEKHGDVCPANWQPGKEAMKPTAKGVADYLAKNS is encoded by the coding sequence ATGTGTACATTAGTTACCCAGCCGGCCCCTGATTTTACAGCCCAAGCAGTCATGCCCAACAACACCTTTGAAGCGTTAACGCTCTCATCCTACCGAGGAAAACACCTGGTATTATTTTTCTATCCACTGGATTTCACCTTTGTATGTCCTTCTGAGATTATTGCCTTCAATAAGGCCCTTGGCGAGTTCAAGAAACGAAACTGTGAGATAGTAGGTGTTTCTATAGATTCACAGTTTACGCATTTCGCCTGGAAAAATACAGCTGTAGATCAAGGAGGTATTGGCGATATTCAGTTTCCACTTGTAGCAGATCTGGACAAACGTATCTGTCAATCGTACGGAGTTCTTCTAAAAGACGGTATTGCTTTACGTGGATTATTTCTTATCGATAAAGAGGGAATTGTCAGACATGCCGTAATCAATGATCTTCCCCTTGGTAGAAATGTTGACGAAGCGCTACGAATGGTCGATGCCCTTCAGTTTTTTGAAAAACACGGTGACGTCTGCCCGGCAAATTGGCAACCTGGCAAAGAGGCAATGAAACCGACGGCTAAAGGTGTTGCAGATTATCTCGCTAAGAATAGTTAA
- a CDS encoding amidohydrolase family protein has translation MTEETTLYRAPFVVTGTGPVIENGGVLVRDDLIIAVDLFEHLKNEAAQIIDCDGHILTPALINCHAHLELSWMAEHQTSDDHFEPGDITGWIRGLLKKRDHFSPSDAEIDASARQALDILHANGTILVGDIGNRFESRLIGDGHKTTVLFYLEMMGLTKKAAQQQMSRLDKIDCSATGHGPYSSHPDLIKQLKRRADGRSDLLPLHVAETSDEVDLLQTGKGRFYDFLNERLQQIGEFEGHDLTDFFTVPGCGAVEYLDRLGVLGENTLCVHSVHVDAHEIDLLAQKGAKVCLCPLSNRFIGVGIAPLEVFLDKGILPGLGTDSLVSNRSLNIFAEMSALAEDHPQVDPATIFMMATIGGARALNSSKQYGSIEKGKRAAMLAIECDSIDSKAIYQFLVHGGEELQVKWLEAFRE, from the coding sequence ATGACAGAGGAAACAACTTTATATAGAGCGCCATTTGTGGTGACCGGAACAGGGCCGGTGATTGAAAACGGCGGGGTGTTGGTTCGTGATGATCTGATTATTGCGGTAGATCTCTTTGAACATTTGAAAAATGAGGCGGCTCAGATTATTGATTGTGATGGGCATATCCTCACTCCTGCTCTGATTAATTGTCATGCTCATCTGGAGCTGTCCTGGATGGCTGAGCACCAGACGAGTGATGACCATTTTGAGCCTGGCGATATCACGGGCTGGATTCGGGGCTTGTTGAAAAAACGAGATCATTTCAGCCCTTCTGACGCTGAAATTGATGCCTCGGCCCGCCAGGCACTCGATATTCTTCATGCAAACGGGACGATTCTGGTCGGTGATATCGGCAACAGGTTTGAAAGTCGCCTCATTGGAGATGGTCACAAGACCACGGTTCTTTTCTATCTGGAAATGATGGGTTTAACCAAAAAGGCAGCTCAGCAGCAGATGAGCCGTTTAGACAAAATAGACTGTTCGGCGACCGGTCATGGGCCGTATTCCTCCCATCCTGATCTGATCAAACAATTGAAAAGACGAGCGGATGGGCGATCCGATCTCTTGCCGCTGCATGTTGCTGAAACTTCCGATGAGGTTGATCTGTTGCAAACTGGTAAGGGACGGTTTTACGATTTTTTAAATGAAAGGTTACAACAGATCGGTGAGTTTGAGGGACATGATCTTACCGATTTTTTTACGGTTCCAGGCTGTGGTGCGGTTGAATATCTTGATAGGCTTGGCGTTTTAGGCGAAAACACCCTTTGTGTTCATTCTGTCCATGTTGATGCACATGAGATTGATTTGCTGGCCCAAAAAGGGGCTAAGGTCTGCCTTTGCCCGCTGAGCAACAGGTTTATTGGGGTTGGAATTGCTCCCCTTGAGGTGTTTTTAGACAAGGGTATCTTGCCCGGGCTTGGCACGGATAGCCTGGTCAGTAACCGCTCTTTAAACATTTTTGCAGAAATGAGCGCCTTGGCAGAGGACCATCCACAGGTTGATCCGGCTACCATTTTTATGATGGCAACCATTGGAGGGGCCAGGGCCCTGAACAGTTCAAAGCAGTACGGCAGTATTGAGAAGGGTAAGCGTGCTGCAATGCTGGCAATTGAGTGCGATAGTATTGATAGTAAGGCAATCTATCAATTTCTGGTGCATGGTGGTGAAGAGCTGCAGGTAAAGTGGCTGGAGGCTTTTCGTGAGTGA
- the dusB gene encoding tRNA dihydrouridine synthase DusB: protein MQKISSILLENPFVLAPLAGYTDLPFRLLCREYGAALVFSEMISCHGLVYDQKKTLSMLASHLDERPVAMQLFGSEPDIMGEAAKIIAEHPIDIIDINMGCPVKKVIKKGAGAALMRHPKLAEKVISEVVKNSNKPVTVKFRSGWNHHTITAPEFAKMAEGAGAQAVTVHARTWSDGFSGTVDWDLLSRVKENVSIPVIGNGDIESHDEGLSMIKKTGCDAVMIGRCALGAPWIFSPEQPMAGMRVRTKALTRHLELIESFLSTDRSLGKIKNHVCKYFKGTPGSASLRTQIFDTKSFQELVDLANTLYLSAR, encoded by the coding sequence ATGCAAAAAATCAGCTCGATTTTACTTGAGAACCCTTTTGTTCTTGCCCCGTTAGCTGGGTATACCGATCTGCCCTTTCGACTGTTATGCCGCGAGTACGGTGCCGCTCTCGTCTTTTCTGAAATGATCAGCTGTCATGGCTTGGTTTATGACCAGAAAAAAACCCTTAGTATGCTTGCCAGTCATCTTGATGAGCGTCCTGTTGCCATGCAGCTTTTTGGCTCAGAACCCGACATCATGGGTGAAGCTGCCAAGATAATTGCCGAGCACCCTATCGATATTATCGATATCAACATGGGCTGTCCGGTTAAAAAGGTGATTAAAAAAGGTGCGGGCGCCGCCTTAATGAGACATCCTAAACTTGCTGAAAAGGTTATCTCTGAAGTTGTAAAAAACTCGAACAAACCTGTAACTGTAAAATTCCGTTCCGGCTGGAATCATCATACTATAACGGCGCCTGAGTTTGCAAAAATGGCTGAAGGTGCAGGGGCCCAGGCTGTAACTGTGCATGCCCGCACCTGGTCGGATGGTTTCTCAGGCACTGTTGATTGGGATCTCCTTTCCCGAGTCAAAGAAAACGTCTCCATTCCGGTAATTGGCAATGGCGATATCGAATCCCATGACGAAGGCCTGTCGATGATAAAAAAAACTGGATGTGATGCCGTAATGATTGGCAGATGTGCTTTAGGTGCCCCCTGGATTTTCAGCCCGGAACAGCCAATGGCGGGCATGAGAGTTCGCACAAAGGCCCTAACCCGACATCTTGAGCTGATCGAGAGCTTCTTGTCAACCGATCGCTCACTCGGTAAAATAAAAAACCACGTCTGTAAATATTTTAAAGGTACTCCTGGAAGTGCTTCACTGCGCACCCAGATCTTTGACACAAAATCGTTTCAAGAACTCGTAGACCTGGCTAACACTCTTTACCTGTCAGCCAGATAG
- a CDS encoding PepSY-associated TM helix domain-containing protein, which produces MKWRKWNNCLHRDLGYLCFGLTIIYVISGIAVNHIGSWNPNYRIEHIESELDPAGVNRHQGDAQVAYILNQIGESRRIKNSFSPAPDAIKIFVEGNTVTVNLASGKVAQEKAVTRPILHEMNFLHLNHPKKLWTWFADLYALSLGLLALTGLFVLRGKNGITGRGAWLTGVGLLIPVLFLFMYI; this is translated from the coding sequence ATGAAGTGGAGAAAGTGGAATAACTGCCTGCATCGTGATTTAGGCTATTTGTGTTTTGGCTTGACCATAATTTATGTGATCTCTGGCATTGCGGTGAACCATATCGGTTCCTGGAACCCCAATTACCGAATTGAGCATATAGAATCAGAGCTTGACCCGGCAGGAGTTAATCGCCATCAGGGTGATGCACAGGTTGCCTATATTCTGAATCAGATAGGCGAATCAAGAAGGATAAAAAACAGCTTTTCTCCAGCTCCTGATGCCATCAAGATATTTGTTGAAGGGAACACCGTAACGGTGAATTTGGCCTCCGGCAAAGTTGCACAGGAAAAAGCCGTTACCCGACCGATACTTCACGAAATGAATTTTTTGCATCTCAACCATCCGAAGAAGCTGTGGACCTGGTTTGCCGACCTCTATGCACTGTCACTGGGATTGTTAGCGTTGACTGGACTTTTTGTTCTGCGTGGTAAAAATGGGATTACTGGCAGAGGTGCTTGGTTGACAGGTGTTGGGTTACTTATTCCTGTACTGTTTTTGTTTATGTATATATGA
- a CDS encoding UbiA family prenyltransferase produces MFKKLSILLEMIKFKHTVFALPFALMGAFLAGGGTPDLIVFVWVVVAMAGARTAAMGFNRIVDVKFDKENPRTAERALAAGTVSMMEAWLMVFIASGLFFVACYNLNKLTLLLSPFALSLTFFYSLTKRFTWLCHVVLGIALAFSPLGGYVAVKGSLSGFPYVLSIGVFLWVSGFDMVYACLDADFDRQRGLYSMPAYFGREKAFRLAGIFHGLAFCMFTLTGIWAGLNYFYYIGLAITALCLVYQHIVVSPSDLSRIQLSFFNMNGFVSVVMFVSTWASLLTATPSG; encoded by the coding sequence ATGTTCAAAAAACTATCTATCCTTCTGGAAATGATCAAGTTCAAGCATACGGTTTTTGCGCTGCCCTTTGCCTTAATGGGTGCTTTTCTGGCAGGTGGCGGGACACCTGACTTGATTGTTTTTGTCTGGGTTGTTGTTGCCATGGCGGGTGCACGAACAGCGGCTATGGGCTTTAACCGTATTGTTGATGTGAAGTTTGACAAGGAAAACCCACGTACAGCCGAGAGGGCACTTGCTGCTGGAACGGTATCAATGATGGAGGCCTGGCTGATGGTGTTTATTGCCTCGGGGCTATTTTTTGTTGCCTGTTATAACCTCAACAAACTTACCTTGCTGTTATCTCCATTTGCTCTTTCCCTGACATTTTTTTACTCCCTGACCAAACGTTTTACCTGGCTATGCCATGTTGTTCTGGGCATAGCATTGGCGTTTTCGCCACTGGGTGGTTATGTTGCCGTAAAGGGCTCCTTGAGCGGGTTTCCCTATGTCTTGTCAATTGGCGTTTTTTTGTGGGTTTCCGGGTTTGATATGGTCTATGCCTGCCTCGATGCTGATTTTGATCGCCAGCGCGGCCTGTACTCCATGCCGGCCTATTTTGGCAGGGAGAAGGCGTTTCGGCTTGCTGGAATATTTCATGGCCTGGCCTTTTGCATGTTTACTTTGACAGGCATCTGGGCGGGTTTGAACTATTTTTACTATATCGGACTTGCGATTACTGCCCTTTGCCTGGTTTATCAGCATATTGTTGTCTCACCATCAGATCTTTCACGCATTCAGCTTTCGTTTTTCAACATGAACGGTTTTGTGAGCGTCGTCATGTTTGTTTCTACCTGGGCGTCACTTCTGACTGCAACACCTTCCGGATGA
- a CDS encoding DUF4920 domain-containing protein, with product MKKVVTLVLVLMLCLSVNAFAKSKSYGKGVSVPEVTKISQILDTPETYIGKKVKIAGMIIEVCASRGCWVYVASDRPYEKIQVKVTDGEIVFPMSATGKLAEVEGTVEELKLSKDDLIRWKKHQAQERGVEFDPASVKAGEKIVRLIGLGAVVEE from the coding sequence ATGAAAAAGGTAGTAACTCTTGTTCTTGTTTTAATGCTGTGTCTTTCTGTTAACGCTTTTGCAAAATCAAAATCCTATGGCAAGGGTGTTTCTGTGCCGGAGGTAACCAAAATTTCTCAGATTCTGGATACCCCTGAAACATACATAGGTAAGAAAGTTAAGATTGCCGGGATGATTATTGAGGTGTGTGCTTCCAGAGGCTGTTGGGTCTATGTTGCTAGTGACAGACCTTATGAGAAAATACAGGTAAAAGTGACTGATGGGGAGATTGTTTTTCCTATGAGCGCTACAGGCAAACTTGCTGAAGTCGAGGGAACCGTTGAGGAGTTGAAATTGAGCAAGGATGATCTGATCAGATGGAAGAAACATCAGGCCCAAGAGCGTGGTGTGGAGTTTGATCCTGCCTCTGTCAAGGCTGGTGAGAAAATAGTCAGGCTTATTGGTCTTGGTGCCGTGGTAGAGGAGTAG
- a CDS encoding ubiquinone/menaquinone biosynthesis methyltransferase: MRTPEEKKRFVKEKFSSISSSYDLINSLVSFKIDWYWRWVTTRELSKFPEGAVLDLCAGTLPLSLELTRQAKKRQVVSIDFCEAMLRAGVATLPNDDRKKRINPACGDGEEIPAKDNSFWGCTVAFGVRNLSRTQKGLDEMHRVLKPGGKLLILEFSRPTNPIIRPLYFFYLNTILPKIAGLVSGDKEAYDYLASSIAQFYEPAVLMEMMKAAGFSKVYARKLTFGVVTIYVGVK; the protein is encoded by the coding sequence ATGCGGACGCCTGAAGAAAAAAAGAGATTTGTAAAAGAGAAGTTTTCATCAATCAGCAGCAGTTACGATCTGATTAATTCACTGGTCAGTTTTAAGATTGACTGGTATTGGCGCTGGGTCACCACCAGAGAGCTGAGCAAGTTTCCTGAAGGTGCTGTACTGGATCTTTGTGCCGGCACATTGCCATTATCTCTTGAGCTGACTCGGCAGGCCAAAAAACGGCAGGTTGTCTCTATTGATTTTTGTGAGGCTATGCTCAGGGCCGGTGTTGCGACACTGCCCAATGATGATAGAAAAAAACGAATAAATCCCGCCTGTGGTGATGGTGAAGAGATCCCGGCCAAGGACAATAGCTTCTGGGGCTGTACCGTCGCCTTTGGAGTACGTAATCTTTCGCGAACTCAAAAGGGGCTTGATGAGATGCACCGGGTGCTGAAACCAGGCGGAAAGCTGCTTATCTTAGAGTTCTCCCGTCCGACAAACCCAATTATAAGACCTCTCTACTTTTTTTATTTAAACACTATTCTGCCCAAAATAGCAGGCTTAGTCTCTGGAGATAAGGAAGCCTATGATTATCTGGCAAGTTCTATTGCCCAATTCTATGAGCCGGCTGTGCTTATGGAGATGATGAAAGCCGCCGGATTTTCAAAGGTTTACGCCCGTAAATTAACCTTTGGTGTTGTGACAATTTACGTGGGGGTGAAATGA
- the tkt gene encoding transketolase, giving the protein MPSRRELANAIRALSMDAIQKAKSGHPGAPMGMADIAEVLWNDFMQHNPANPKWPNRDRFVLSNGHGSMLIYSLLHLTGYDLDINEIKNFRQLHSKTPGHPEYGYAPGVETTTGPLGQGIANAVGMAIAEKTLAGQFNRAGHDIIDHFTFFLGDGCMMEGISHEACSLAGTLKLGKLIALYDDNGISIDGEVQGWFTDDTVKRFESYGWQVIANVDGHDSEAVKKAIESARATTDKPTLICCKTIIGWGSPNKQGKETCHGAPLGDDEIALVRKTIGWTSPAFEVPTDIYAGWNAKEKGKKSEGQWLDQFEAYRLAHPELAAELSRRLEGKLPENWQQDAENFIDSVDKKAEKVATRKASQNCLNGYGPLLPELIGGSADLAGSNLTIWAQSKDIASNSAGNYIYFGVREFAMAAITNGITLYGGFIPYASTFLMFSEYARNALRMAALMKIQSIFVFTHDSIGLGEDGPTHQAVEQTATLRMIPNMQVWRPCDGVESAVAWKAALENTTGPTSMMFSRQGLPHQSRTTEQRKAIARGGYILSDSTAKPEAIIIACGSEVEIAMAAADQLSKSGRAVRVVSMPSTNTFDSQDDQYKQEVLTPGVPRVAVEAGVTDYWRKYVGLEGKVIGIDTFGESAPAEELYRHFGITAENVVKAVNSLL; this is encoded by the coding sequence ATGCCTTCACGCCGAGAACTTGCAAACGCAATACGTGCACTGAGTATGGATGCTATCCAAAAAGCCAAATCCGGACATCCTGGTGCGCCAATGGGGATGGCTGACATAGCCGAAGTTTTATGGAATGACTTTATGCAGCACAATCCTGCCAACCCCAAATGGCCTAATCGTGACCGTTTCGTGCTTTCTAATGGACATGGCTCGATGCTGATCTACTCATTGCTGCATCTCACAGGCTACGATCTTGACATTAACGAGATTAAAAACTTCCGCCAGCTTCACTCAAAAACCCCTGGTCATCCGGAGTATGGATATGCACCCGGAGTTGAAACAACAACAGGGCCATTAGGTCAAGGCATTGCAAACGCCGTCGGTATGGCGATAGCTGAAAAAACCCTAGCAGGACAGTTCAACCGAGCAGGCCATGATATTATCGACCATTTCACCTTTTTTCTCGGTGACGGCTGCATGATGGAGGGTATATCCCATGAGGCCTGTTCTCTGGCCGGCACCCTAAAACTCGGCAAACTTATTGCCCTCTATGATGATAATGGCATCAGTATTGACGGCGAAGTTCAAGGCTGGTTCACAGACGACACGGTTAAACGTTTTGAATCCTACGGCTGGCAAGTTATAGCCAATGTTGATGGACATGACTCCGAGGCAGTGAAAAAGGCCATTGAGTCCGCTCGGGCTACAACAGATAAACCTACACTTATCTGCTGTAAAACCATCATTGGCTGGGGCTCACCTAATAAACAAGGGAAAGAGACATGCCACGGCGCGCCGCTCGGTGATGACGAGATTGCACTCGTTCGCAAAACTATTGGCTGGACGAGCCCGGCCTTTGAAGTCCCTACAGATATATATGCAGGTTGGAATGCCAAAGAAAAGGGTAAAAAGAGTGAAGGCCAATGGCTCGATCAATTTGAGGCGTATCGTCTGGCACACCCGGAGTTAGCGGCAGAACTTTCACGAAGACTTGAAGGCAAGCTTCCTGAAAACTGGCAGCAGGATGCTGAAAACTTTATTGACTCCGTGGACAAAAAAGCCGAAAAAGTTGCCACGCGCAAGGCCTCACAGAACTGTCTTAATGGTTATGGCCCCTTGCTTCCCGAACTTATTGGCGGCTCTGCTGACCTTGCCGGATCAAACCTGACCATCTGGGCACAAAGTAAAGATATCGCTTCTAACAGTGCCGGCAACTACATCTATTTCGGTGTTCGCGAATTCGCTATGGCAGCCATCACCAACGGTATCACACTTTACGGTGGCTTTATTCCCTATGCCTCCACCTTTCTCATGTTTTCTGAGTATGCCCGCAACGCCCTGCGCATGGCTGCCCTCATGAAGATCCAAAGCATCTTTGTCTTTACTCATGACTCGATTGGTTTAGGAGAAGATGGCCCGACGCATCAGGCGGTTGAACAAACTGCAACCTTGAGGATGATACCCAACATGCAGGTCTGGCGCCCTTGTGATGGCGTTGAATCTGCTGTTGCCTGGAAAGCTGCTCTGGAAAACACAACAGGCCCGACCTCAATGATGTTTTCCCGACAGGGACTTCCCCATCAAAGCCGAACTACAGAGCAACGTAAAGCGATCGCTCGGGGTGGCTATATTCTATCTGACAGCACAGCCAAACCAGAAGCTATCATCATCGCCTGCGGATCTGAGGTCGAAATTGCCATGGCTGCCGCCGATCAACTGAGCAAAAGCGGTAGAGCTGTTCGTGTCGTTTCCATGCCCAGCACCAACACCTTTGACTCTCAAGATGATCAGTACAAACAGGAGGTCTTAACTCCTGGTGTTCCTCGAGTTGCAGTTGAAGCTGGTGTGACCGATTACTGGCGTAAATATGTCGGCCTGGAAGGCAAGGTCATCGGTATTGACACCTTTGGTGAGTCTGCACCTGCAGAGGAGTTGTACCGACATTTTGGCATCACAGCCGAAAATGTCGTAAAAGCGGTGAACTCTTTGCTGTAA
- a CDS encoding menaquinone biosynthesis protein has product MVNFINTAPLYEVWKETVRRPDWLVVEDTPSRLNAMLYGEQLDLGFISSHEYAVHPDLYRILADLSISATGKVGSVNLYSAMPIHELSGERVMLSRQSQTSNALLQIILDEFYGVKPLFVADEGHNESAGGVSAVLAIGDQALRLKDQGSYKHVLDLGEVWFRQTGLPFVFAVWAVREDFCKDNMDTVMDVHCELLRCIDEGKNQLEAISAKVAPRIPMGQQECFKYLQKIEHDLNDEKKKGLELFFQYLINRDEGKTNSLPLKLCGLTNADA; this is encoded by the coding sequence ATGGTTAATTTTATCAATACCGCGCCACTCTATGAGGTCTGGAAAGAGACCGTGCGGCGTCCTGATTGGCTGGTTGTTGAGGATACCCCCTCCAGACTTAATGCAATGCTCTATGGGGAGCAACTCGATTTAGGGTTTATCTCATCCCATGAGTATGCTGTGCACCCCGACCTGTACCGGATTCTTGCAGACTTGTCCATCAGTGCAACTGGTAAAGTCGGCAGTGTGAATCTGTACTCTGCAATGCCAATTCATGAGTTGTCTGGTGAACGAGTGATGTTAAGTCGCCAGTCCCAGACCTCCAACGCACTTTTACAGATTATTCTTGACGAGTTTTATGGTGTTAAACCACTGTTTGTCGCAGACGAAGGCCATAATGAGTCGGCAGGCGGGGTGTCGGCAGTACTTGCCATCGGTGATCAAGCCTTGCGCCTGAAGGATCAAGGCAGTTATAAGCATGTTTTGGATCTTGGCGAGGTCTGGTTTCGGCAAACTGGTCTGCCGTTTGTGTTTGCAGTGTGGGCAGTCCGTGAAGATTTTTGTAAAGACAATATGGACACGGTCATGGATGTCCATTGCGAACTTTTGCGCTGTATTGATGAGGGCAAGAACCAGTTAGAGGCGATCAGCGCCAAAGTTGCGCCGCGTATTCCTATGGGGCAGCAAGAATGTTTTAAGTACTTACAGAAAATTGAACATGATTTAAACGACGAGAAAAAAAAGGGCCTTGAGCTTTTTTTTCAATATTTGATTAACAGAGATGAAGGGAAAACTAATTCGTTGCCTTTGAAATTGTGTGGACTAACTAATGCGGACGCCTGA
- a CDS encoding UbiX family flavin prenyltransferase — MKRKIIVAITGASGSIYAVEFLKIMHGLDIEVHGIISSSGEQVLKLETGKSRNDLLSVSRWFELDNFAAPVASGSSFYQGMAVLPCSMGTLGGIANGISKNLIHRAADVTLKERRPLVLAVRESPLNRVHLQNMLSVNDAGAIICPAMPAFYHKPESITEMAREFSARVAQLLGIEVPGMSRWQGLEC, encoded by the coding sequence ATGAAAAGAAAAATTATTGTGGCGATAACTGGTGCGAGCGGGTCAATATACGCGGTAGAATTTCTGAAAATAATGCATGGGCTTGATATTGAAGTGCATGGAATTATCTCTTCCTCTGGCGAGCAGGTTTTAAAACTTGAGACTGGAAAATCCAGAAATGATCTTTTATCAGTGAGTCGTTGGTTTGAGTTAGACAATTTTGCGGCGCCGGTGGCGAGTGGCTCCAGCTTTTATCAGGGGATGGCAGTTCTGCCCTGCTCCATGGGAACTCTCGGAGGGATTGCCAACGGTATTTCAAAAAACCTGATTCATCGGGCTGCCGATGTCACCCTAAAAGAGCGGCGGCCGTTGGTACTTGCGGTTCGAGAAAGCCCGCTGAATCGAGTGCATCTGCAAAATATGCTGTCAGTTAATGATGCTGGCGCAATTATCTGCCCGGCAATGCCGGCTTTTTATCATAAACCTGAATCGATTACTGAAATGGCCAGAGAGTTCAGTGCCCGTGTTGCCCAGCTACTTGGCATTGAGGTGCCTGGAATGTCTCGGTGGCAGGGGCTTGAGTGCTGA
- a CDS encoding Smr/MutS family protein: MDDLDPVELEIDGVLDLHTFNPKEVRRLIPDYLEACLEKDIFAVRIIHGKGKGVLRRTVHSILEQLAIVVSFKLAGEDGGSWGATLVELQK, translated from the coding sequence ATGGATGACCTTGATCCTGTTGAACTCGAAATTGATGGCGTACTTGATCTGCACACATTTAATCCTAAAGAGGTTAGGCGCCTTATTCCTGATTATTTAGAGGCCTGTCTTGAAAAAGATATTTTTGCTGTACGGATTATCCATGGTAAAGGGAAGGGGGTGCTGCGCAGAACGGTTCACTCAATACTCGAACAACTTGCCATTGTTGTTTCTTTTAAGCTTGCGGGGGAGGATGGCGGCAGTTGGGGGGCTACTCTTGTCGAGCTGCAAAAATAA